A window of Syntrophobacterales bacterium contains these coding sequences:
- the rpoZ gene encoding DNA-directed RNA polymerase subunit omega — protein MARITVEDCMETVENRFELVHLSAGRAKQLLKGATPLVKSSNKEIVTALREIAENVVCFEKKESLENKEIPYQLSNFTP, from the coding sequence ATGGCACGGATTACAGTTGAAGACTGTATGGAAACGGTTGAAAATCGTTTCGAACTGGTCCACCTGTCTGCCGGACGAGCAAAGCAACTGCTGAAGGGCGCAACGCCGCTGGTAAAATCTTCGAATAAAGAAATAGTGACCGCCTTAAGGGAGATAGCGGAAAACGTGGTCTGTTTCGAAAAAAAAGAATCCTTGGAGAACAAAGAGATTCCTTACCAGTTGTCGAATTTTACACCTTGA